In one Buchnera aphidicola (Pemphigus immunis) genomic region, the following are encoded:
- the dapB gene encoding 4-hydroxy-tetrahydrodipicolinate reductase, with product MKNNKIKLGISGALGRMGKILIKEIIKKEEIILNTVIVNKKNMFIKRDIGEILNIGNIGVKINDCLEKEINNLDVLIDFSTSKNTIKNLNICEKYKKNIVIGTTGFNTIEKNKIKSISNNIGIVLSSNFSTGINILLKMIETSSHAISNDTDIEIIESHHKNKIDCPSGTALTIGETIVKNMKWNQESYSIYRKKGLIGKREKQKIGFSVIRAGDIVGEHTVIFANTGERIEISHKASNRVPFAQGAIKSAIWLHKKNTGLFTMQDVLNI from the coding sequence ATGAAAAACAATAAAATAAAATTAGGTATTTCCGGAGCCCTAGGTAGAATGGGCAAAATATTAATTAAAGAAATAATTAAAAAAGAAGAAATAATTTTAAATACCGTTATAGTAAATAAAAAAAATATGTTTATTAAACGCGACATAGGAGAAATACTGAATATCGGTAACATTGGTGTAAAAATTAATGATTGTTTAGAAAAAGAAATTAATAATTTAGATGTTCTTATTGATTTTAGTACTTCTAAAAATACAATAAAAAACTTAAATATATGTGAAAAATATAAAAAAAATATTGTCATTGGCACTACTGGATTTAATACAATTGAAAAAAATAAAATTAAATCTATCAGCAACAACATCGGTATCGTATTAAGTTCAAATTTTAGCACAGGAATTAATATACTTTTAAAAATGATAGAAACAAGTTCACACGCTATTAGTAATGATACCGATATTGAAATTATTGAATCACATCATAAAAATAAAATTGATTGTCCTTCAGGAACTGCTTTAACTATAGGAGAAACTATTGTTAAAAATATGAAATGGAATCAAGAATCTTACTCTATATATAGAAAAAAAGGATTAATTGGGAAAAGAGAAAAACAAAAAATTGGATTTTCTGTAATAAGAGCAGGTGATATTGTTGGAGAACACACTGTTATTTTCGCTAATACAGGTGAACGCATTGAAATTAGTCATAAAGCAAGTAATAGAGTTCCTTTCGCTCAAGGAGCTATTAAATCAGCTATTTGGCTTCATAAAAAAAATACAGGCTTATTTACCATGCAAGATGTACTAAATATTTAA
- the lspA gene encoding signal peptidase II, translating to MNLYNSILIELKKKYYIFLFLIIIISDLVSKELIINHFSLYELKKILPILNFFYINNYGSIFGIFSDRTMWEYWFLIFSNITAIIIISKITYSAINNKQKEISYIFIMSGAISNFIDRISHGFIVDFIDFHVYKWHFAIFNIADISIFIGSILLLKSNFLKMFIKK from the coding sequence GTGAATTTATATAATTCAATATTAATTGAACTTAAAAAAAAATATTACATTTTTTTATTTTTAATAATTATCATTAGTGATCTTGTCAGTAAAGAATTAATTATTAATCATTTCTCATTATACGAATTAAAAAAAATATTACCGATACTTAATTTTTTTTATATCAACAATTATGGCAGTATATTCGGTATATTTTCCGATAGAACAATGTGGGAATACTGGTTTTTAATTTTCTCTAATATAACAGCTATTATAATTATTTCTAAAATAACATATTCAGCTATAAATAATAAACAAAAAGAAATATCTTACATATTTATTATGAGTGGAGCAATAAGTAATTTTATAGACCGTATTTCTCATGGTTTTATAGTAGATTTTATTGATTTTCATGTTTATAAATGGCATTTTGCTATCTTCAATATTGCGGACATAAGTATTTTTATTGGTAGTATATTGTTATTAAAATCAAATTTTTTAAAAATGTTTATTAAAAAATAA
- the ileS gene encoding isoleucine--tRNA ligase has product MNDYKSTLNLPITKFSMKGNLSQKEPDIINRWNTDNLYKIIRKSKTGKKKFLLQDGPPYANGDIHLGHALNKILKDIIIKSKNLSGFDAPYTPAWDCHGLPIEHKVENIIGKPEKNVTFKNFRLFCRQYAEKQIKKQKKDFIRLGILGNWENPYLTMDFENEADVIRSLSKIIKNGYIYKDFRPVHWCFDCASSLAEAEVEYHDKISDSIIVMLPAKNIDVIKKIFNPNITLKKSNILIWTTTPWSLPACRAITLHPNFEYQLIQIENNTIIIAKNLVEITIKKIGILKWKIIGTTIGKKLEYLEFSHPFLNFNIPIILAKHVTEDTGTGAVHTAPDYGQDDYKISKKYGIKLTNIIDVKGYYKKDIHPILNYVNIFQSSSIILNFLENKKMLLHKSKITHSYPHCWRHKTPIISKATPQWFLNIDHMNLREKSIQEIKRIKWIPDWGKAKMESMLSNRPDWCISRQRTWGIPIALFIHKKTGHLHPKTTLLIEKIAQKVALNGIEIWWDLELTDLIQTNDAHEYKKILDVLDVWFESGSIKISKMYKKNDIMKNQADLYLEGSDQYRGWFMSSLIVSMAITGKSPYHEIVTHGFTVDKNKRKMSKSIGNTISPIDVVNKLGSDILRLWVASTDYSKDMFISDVILKQSSDYYRRIRNTIRFLLANLNAFNPKIDFINFENMIHIDKWAISKTLTIQKKIIYSYDNYKFHEVIKTLIHFCSIEMSSFYLDIIKDRLYTTKYKSHSRKSCQTAMYLILQALVRWIAPILSFTADEIWKYIPGQHKKYVFTEEWFSHLFSLDNNQLFNNKYWDDLIKLRNEVNQILELARLNKKIGTSLEASITLYVDSDTKKKLKFLRNELKFFFITSDCQIKDYILSSPNSIKSKIIKNVKIDCEKHKGKKCPRCWHYVDYLEYNHLYSNLCHRCIKNTSKSGEKREFI; this is encoded by the coding sequence ATGAATGATTACAAATCTACTTTAAACCTACCAATAACTAAATTTTCTATGAAAGGTAACTTATCTCAAAAAGAACCTGATATAATAAACCGATGGAATACCGACAATTTATACAAAATAATAAGAAAAAGTAAAACAGGGAAAAAAAAATTTTTATTACAAGATGGTCCTCCCTATGCAAATGGTGATATTCATCTTGGACATGCTCTTAATAAGATTTTAAAAGATATAATTATAAAATCAAAAAATTTATCAGGATTTGATGCTCCCTATACACCAGCATGGGATTGTCATGGACTACCAATTGAACATAAAGTAGAAAATATTATTGGAAAACCAGAGAAAAACGTCACTTTTAAAAATTTTAGATTATTTTGTAGACAATATGCTGAAAAACAAATAAAAAAACAAAAAAAAGATTTTATACGATTAGGAATACTAGGAAACTGGGAAAATCCTTATTTAACTATGGATTTTGAAAATGAAGCTGATGTTATTCGTTCTTTATCTAAAATTATTAAAAATGGATATATATACAAAGATTTTCGTCCAGTACACTGGTGTTTTGACTGTGCTTCTTCTCTTGCTGAAGCAGAAGTAGAATATCATGACAAAATATCAGATTCTATCATTGTTATGCTACCAGCAAAAAATATTGATGTTATTAAAAAAATATTTAATCCAAATATTACATTAAAAAAATCAAACATACTAATTTGGACTACAACACCTTGGAGTCTCCCTGCATGTCGTGCAATTACACTTCATCCAAATTTTGAATATCAGCTAATACAAATAGAAAATAATACTATTATTATAGCAAAAAATTTAGTTGAAATAACTATAAAAAAAATAGGAATTTTAAAATGGAAAATTATCGGTACAACAATAGGAAAAAAATTAGAATATTTAGAATTTTCTCATCCATTTTTAAATTTTAATATACCTATTATATTAGCAAAACACGTAACTGAAGATACAGGAACAGGAGCTGTACATACCGCTCCCGATTATGGTCAAGATGATTATAAAATATCTAAAAAATATGGAATAAAATTAACTAACATTATTGACGTTAAAGGATACTACAAAAAAGATATACATCCAATATTAAATTATGTAAATATATTTCAATCTAGTAGTATAATTCTCAATTTTTTAGAAAACAAGAAAATGTTATTACATAAGTCTAAAATTACACATAGTTATCCTCATTGTTGGCGCCATAAAACACCTATTATTTCCAAAGCCACTCCTCAATGGTTTCTTAATATAGATCATATGAATTTAAGAGAAAAATCTATACAAGAAATAAAACGTATCAAATGGATACCTGATTGGGGAAAAGCAAAAATGGAGTCAATGCTATCTAACCGTCCAGATTGGTGTATATCACGACAAAGAACATGGGGGATCCCTATTGCACTATTTATACATAAAAAAACAGGTCATCTTCATCCAAAAACTACTCTTTTGATTGAAAAAATTGCACAAAAAGTAGCTTTAAATGGAATTGAAATATGGTGGGATTTAGAACTAACAGATTTAATTCAAACAAATGATGCACATGAATATAAAAAAATTCTTGATGTATTGGATGTATGGTTTGAATCAGGATCTATCAAAATATCGAAAATGTATAAAAAAAACGATATTATGAAAAACCAAGCGGATTTATATTTAGAAGGTTCAGATCAATATCGTGGTTGGTTTATGTCTTCTTTAATCGTATCCATGGCAATTACAGGAAAATCTCCTTATCATGAAATTGTTACTCATGGTTTTACTGTAGATAAAAATAAAAGAAAAATGTCTAAATCTATAGGAAATACCATCAGTCCTATTGACGTCGTAAATAAATTGGGATCAGATATTTTACGTTTATGGGTTGCTTCTACCGATTATTCTAAAGATATGTTTATTTCTGATGTAATATTAAAACAATCTTCTGATTATTATAGAAGAATTAGAAATACAATCAGATTTTTACTCGCAAATTTAAACGCATTTAATCCAAAAATAGACTTTATAAATTTTGAAAATATGATTCATATTGACAAATGGGCTATTTCAAAAACGTTAACAATTCAAAAAAAAATTATATATTCTTACGACAACTATAAATTTCATGAAGTTATAAAAACATTAATTCATTTTTGCTCTATAGAAATGAGTTCTTTTTATTTAGATATTATTAAAGATCGTTTATATACAACAAAATACAAAAGTCACTCTAGAAAAAGTTGTCAAACAGCTATGTATTTAATATTACAAGCATTGGTAAGATGGATAGCTCCTATACTTTCATTTACTGCCGATGAAATTTGGAAATATATACCTGGTCAACATAAAAAATACGTATTTACCGAAGAATGGTTCAGCCACTTATTTAGTTTAGACAATAATCAATTATTCAATAATAAATATTGGGATGATTTAATAAAACTAAGAAATGAAGTTAATCAAATATTAGAACTAGCTAGATTAAATAAAAAAATAGGTACTTCCTTAGAAGCATCAATAACACTATACGTAGATAGCGATACTAAAAAAAAATTAAAATTTCTTAGGAATGAATTAAAATTTTTTTTCATTACTTCTGATTGTCAGATAAAAGATTACATCTTATCTTCACCTAATTCTATAAAAAGTAAAATAATTAAAAATGTTAAAATTGACTGCGAAAAACATAAAGGGAAAAAATGTCCTCGTTGTTGGCATTATGTCGATTATCTCGAATACAATCATTTATATTCTAACCTATGTCATAGATGTATTAAAAATACATCAAAATCCGGTGAAAAACGTGAATTTATATAA